A genomic window from Peromyscus maniculatus bairdii isolate BWxNUB_F1_BW_parent chromosome 1, HU_Pman_BW_mat_3.1, whole genome shotgun sequence includes:
- the Pex11a gene encoding peroxisomal membrane protein 11A isoform X2, giving the protein MDRVARDRAKREKSSRAPPGHSVVNEETEWLQSFLLLLFRSLKRHPPLLLDTVKNFCDILIPLNQLGIYKSNLGIVGLGGLVSSVAGLITVVYPQLKLKTR; this is encoded by the coding sequence ATGGATCGGGTTGCCCGGGACAGGGCCAAGAGGGAGAAATCATCCCGGGCCCCTCCTGGGCACAGTGTGGTCAACGAAGAAACCGAATGGCTCCagtcctttctcctgctcttatTCCGATCCCTGAAGCGGCATCCTCCCTTGCTCCTAGACACGGTGAAGAACTTCTGTGACATCCTCATCCCTTTGAACCAGCTCGGGATCTACAAGTCCAATCTTGGCATCGTAGGACTTGGAGGTCTCGTGTCCTCTGTGGCCGGCCTCATCACTGTAGTGTATCCTCAGCTGAAACTGAAGACCCGATAG